In the Terriglobia bacterium genome, CGGCGTTGTGCATCATGGTGCGCGCTTCTTCGTCGCGCGGATGCTCATAGGAAACCGGCAGGTACTTGAATGCCAGTTGAAGGGCCTGCATCGCGTTGGCGTCGGTATAGGGTGAGGCATAAATGGAAACCGCCGCTTCCAGCGCGTGAGTCAGGCAATCAATGCCTGTGTCCGCGGTCAGGCCTTTGGGCATGGACATCACGAACTGCGGGTCCACGATGGCAACATCGGGAGTCAGCGAGTAGTCGGCGAGGGTGACCTTGCGCCCGCGTTCTTTGTCGGTCAGGACGGCAAACGGGGTCACTTCGCTGCCCGTGCCGCTGGTGGTGGAAATGGCAATCAAGCGCGTGTGGTTGATCTTTTCTGTCGGGTACTGCACCACCCGCTTGCGGATGTCGAGAAACGGCGCGCCCAGCTCTTCCAGGTCGGCCTGTGGCGATTCATACTTCAGCTTCATGATCTTGGCGGCGTCAATCACCGCCCCGCCGCCGAGCGCGACGATCTGGTCCGGTTGGTACAGGTTGAACTCGGCGACGCCTTGGGTGATGACCTTGACCTCGGGCTCGGCATCGGGAATCACCGTGACATGGACGCGCGTCCCGGGCGGCAGGTGGCGACGGACAACGTCCACGTGCCCGATCTGCTCCAGCGCAGCGTTGGTGACGATGATGGTGGAGCGCGACGCGAACTGGCGCAGGTTTTCCACCGCGTTCATGTTGAAATAAATCTGATTGGGAATGCGGAGCCACATGTGCGCCGGTGTCCTCCGAGCCACGCGTTTGATGTTGAGGTAGTGATAGACATTGACGTTGTCCATGGTGCTGTTGCCGCCGCCGGTGCCGCAGCCGAAGGAAAACGTCGGCACCATGTCGTTGTACACGCCGCCCAGCGCTCCGATGGATCCCGGGGAATTGACGATGATCCGCCCGGCATTGATCACCTCGCCGAACTGGCGGATGATGTCCTCGTTTTTGGAGAAAATTACCGCCGTATGTCCGAGGCCGCCGGCGTGGTTCACGGCCACGCACACCTTGAGCGCCTCCTCCACCGAATGCGCCCGATAGACCGCGAGCACGGGAAACAATTTCTCCACCGAGAGGGGATGCTCGCGACCGACACCCGTAATCGGCGCAATCAAGAGCTTGGTCCTGGGCTTCACCTTGAGGCCGACCAGACGCGCGATATCGGAGGCTCTCTGGCCGACGGCCATCGGCTGCATGCATCCGGTTTCGGGGTCAATGACGGTGCGCCCCAGCAGTTCCGTCTCCGCCTGATTGCAGATGTGCGCGCCCAACTCCTCGAATTTCTTCAGCACGACGTCATAAATTTCGTCGTCCATCACCACCGTCTGCTCGGAGGCGCAGATGGTTCCGTTGTCGAATGTCTTGGAAGTGATGATGTCCACCACGGCCATGTCCAGGTCCGCGGATTTTTCCAGGTAGACCGGCGTATTGCCCGGCCCAACGCCCAAGGCTGGTTTTCCCGAACTGTAGGCGGCCTTAACCACCGACGGCCCGCCGGTCGCGTCAATCAGTCCGACATCCTTGTGGTGCATCAGGTAGTCGTTGTCCTGCAAAGTGTGGGATTCCAAGCAGGTGAAGACGCCTTCCGGCGCGCCGTGTTTCAGCGCGGCGTCGTACATGATCCTGACGGCGTCGGAGCAACAGCGCCAGGCGTTCGGATGCGGGCTGAAGATGACCGCGTTCCGCGTCTTGATCGCCATGATGCACTTGAAGAGCACCGTCGAAGTGGGGTTGGTGATCGGTGTCATGGACAGGATGACCCCGATGGGCTCGGCCACTTCCACCAGCCCGCGCTCCGGAAACTCGCGAATGGCGCCCACCGTACGCTTGTCTTTGACGTAGTTGTAGACAAACTCGGTGGCCACCATGTTCTTGAGGAACTTGTCTTCCAGCACGCCCAGCCTGGTTTCCTCAATCGCCAGCCGCGCCAGATCATGAGCGTGTTCCAGACCGGCCAGCACCATGGGTTTGACGATCCGGTCTACGTCCTCTTGCGTGTACTGCTTGAAGGCGGCGGCGGCGGTCCTGGCCTGGCTGACGAGCCCTTCCAGGCAGGCAATTCTTTCTTCGCCCAGAACCGGGATTTTCCTTGTGTCGGCATCGAACGGGCGAGGGGGGCGGAGTAAATCTTGGGCACGGGCAAGGGTGGTCATGGTGCCTTCTCCCGCATTTGGCGAGCCAACATGCCATGCTACCCGGGCTCGGAGCCGCGGGAGCAAATTAGAACGACGAATGTGTTGGGCCGATGCCAAATTGGAACATGAGAGGGGCGCGCCAGGGTGTGCCGTGGGTCACATCGCCTGGGTTACCTGGTCACCGAAGGAGAGGCGCCGGTGGGAGCTGACTCGGCAGCGTCATTCCAAGTTGTTTCCGCCGCGGGCACGATGAACGACATCGCCCGTTCCGCCAGGGCGGTGATGGTCAGGCTGGGATTGACTCCGAGATTCGTCGCCACCACCGACCCATCGCACACGTACATGTTCTTGTATCCGAAGACGCGGTGGCGATGGTCGACCACGCCGCGCTCGGGCGACTCCGCAATCACGCAACCCCCGATGCAGTGCGCCGTTCCGGGAACGTTGAACAGGATCTCCGGGAGCATGCTCATGGGCGTGCCCCCGGTGAGGCGCGCGAACTTTTCCGCAAAATCGTTGGCCGCGGGAATGTAAGCCGGGACCTTGTCGCCGCGGCTGACCAGAAACTTGCGAAACGGCCAGAACCACGGGCGCTTCCAGCGCATTTCGATGTGTCCATCCAGCGCCTGCATGCAGAGCAGAATCACCGACTCCCGCGCCCATCCCCAGGGTCGAAACAGGCGCAGAGTTTTGAAGGGGTGGCGCAGCAGCGCGCGCGCCATGTTCGCCAGCCACAGCAGAATCCTTCTCGGTCCCGGGCGGCCGCCGGTCAGGATGGTGGACATTAGGCTCATGGTGTCGGAGCCGCTGGGGTACCGCACCGCTTCGATGTGGGTGTGCTCGTCAATGTAAATCCCCGACCCGATGGCCACGCCCGTCGACAAATCTTCTTTGCAGTCCGGAACGCGCACGCCGATCAGCGATTCGGAATTGGTGCGCACGTGCTTGCCCAGCTTGTCGCTGATCGCCGGCAACGAGCCGCATTCCTTCAGGTGAAACATCAGCTCCATGGTGCCGAGCGACGATGCCGCGAACACCACGCCGCGGCAGGTGAAGCGTTGCGGGCGGCGGCGTATCCACGCGGTGGACTTCTCGGTACGCACCTCGTAACCGGCGCTGCCGTCGGAGGCGCCGCCGAGCGGTTTCACGTCCACAACTTGCGTTTCCGGAAAAACTCGCGCGCCGTGCTTTTCCGCCAGATAGAGATAATTCATGTCGAGGGAATTTTTCGCGCCGTGGCGGCAGCCCATCATGCAGCCACCGCAGGCGCGGCAGGTAGTCCGCTCCGGACCTTCTCCCCCGAGGTAGGGATCGGGAAAGGTCGTGCCGCCCTGCTCTCCTTCCGCCGCCTGGAAAATCGCGACGCTGGTGCGATAAAAACTCTGTCCAACTCCCACGGCTTCGGCCGCTTGTTTCAGCAGATGATCCGCCGGACCGAGAATCCTGTTCTCGGTGACGCCGAGCATGGTGGACGCGGCTTCATAGTGCCGCGGCATCTCGCTTTGCCAGTCCGCCAGGCCGTTCCATGAGCCCGAAGACCAAATCTTGTCCGGCGGGCGCAGCAAGGTGGCAGCGTAGGTAATCGAGCCGCCACCGACGGCGCAGCCATGCAGGATGGTGACATGGCGGAAGTACCGCATGTTGAAGAACCCGCGCAGCGCCAGCTTCGGACGCCAGAACCAGCGGTGAATCGACCAACTGGTGCGCGGGTAATCGTCGGCGGTCCAGCGCCGGCCCATCTCCATGACCGCGACGCGATAGCCCTTGTCCACCAAGCGGTGCGCGCTCACACTGCCGCCGAACCCGGAGCCGATCACAATGAAGTCGAAGTCGAATTGCTGATTGCCGCCGGCCATCTCAGCCCGCAATATACTCTGGCCGGCGTCGGTTCGCCGGAGCTTATTGCACGAGCGGGCTGGAACAAGCGATCAAGCGCTCGTCGAGCACCGAGTTAACGGCCGCCTGCGACGAGTTGCTGCCGGCATCGACCAATGCCGCCGCGGGACGGCAACCGCGGATCGCCGCGGATCTTCACGGATCGAATGTCTTGTTGTTCTGATCCGCGTGAATCCGTGGGAATCCGCGGTTAAGTTTCCTCTAGTGCCCTTCCCCCGCCTCCAGCGTCACCTTGCCTTTGAACATCCGGTACACGAACACGAAGTAGCCGATCGCGATCACGATGCCGATCGACCACCACACCAGGCCCACGGATAGGCCATGGCGCGCGGCGGCGGTGTTGTAGATGGTCAGGCTGTTGGTCTGATTCATCGCCGCCGGCAGAACGTCGGGATAAATTCCGAACGCGGCGCCGCCCAACATTCCCGCAACGTAGGCGGACGAGCACAGGAACGCCGCCTTCTCCCGGTACTCGGTGGCGAAGTACAGCACGCCCGCCAGGCTGGCGAAGACGATCAACGGGATCGCCAGGCCGATGGGCCAGCGCTTGTAGTTGTCCACCACGTCCAAATGCACGCGGATGGTGAGCATCAAGCTGATGAAAGTAAGCGCCAGGACCACGGGCCAGGTCGCCAGCGCAATGCGGCGGGCGCGTTCGTTGACCGCGCCATAGGTCTTGTGCGCGATGTAGAGCGCGCCATGCATGGTCAGCGTGGCCAGCGCCATCACGCCCGCCATCACGGTGAACCAATCCAGGATTCCCGGATGCGGCCCGACGCGCCAGTTCGTCCACAGCGGCTCGAAGAAGTAGCCGTCGCTGTTCAGCGGCACGCCGCGCACCACGTTGCCCAGCGCCGCGCCGAAGAAAATTGCCAGCAGGATGCTGGAAACGGAAAAGATCACGTCGAAGAAGCCGCGCCAAACGTGGCTTTCCAGGTGAGTGCGAAATTCGATGCCGATGGCGCGCAGCATGAGCAGCCACAGCACCATCATCAGCGGAAGATAAAAGCCGCTGAAACTGGAGGCATAGAGCAGCGGAAAGGCGAAGTAGAGAGTGCCGCCGGCGGCCAGCAGCCAGACTTCGTTTCCGTCCCACACCGGGCCGATGGCGCGCAGGATGGTGCGGCGCTCCTCGTCGGTGCGGGCGGCGATGAGGTGAATGATGCCGGCGCCGATATCGAAACCGTCGAGCACCACGTATGCGACCAGCATCAGGGCGACAATCACGAACCAGAGCGTTTCCATCACCGCACCTCCGCCAATTCAGGTTCGTACACCGGCGGTTTTAGTTTGGCCGGCGCGGCCTCCTCCGGCCCGCGCTCGATTTCGCGATAAATCAGGAAGAGGAACAGGAACGAGAGCACGGTGTACATGCCCATGAAGCCCAGCAGCGTGAATAACCCGTTGCCCGCCGAGACCATCGTGGAGTAGCCGTCTGCCGTGCGCAGCAAGCCGTACACCAGCCACGGCTGGCGGCCGACTTCGGCGGTCATCCAGCCGGCGGTGTTGGCGATGTAGGGGAAGGGGAAGCTGAGCATCAGGATCCACAGCGCCCAGCGCGCGTCAAACAGTTTCTTGCGCCACAGCAGCCCGGCCGACAGGATCATGACGGCGATGAAGATCGTCCCCAGCCCCACCATGATGTGGTAGCTGTAGTAGAGCAGCGCGACGTTCTCCGGCTGGTCCCGCTTGGGAAATGCGTCCAGGCCCTTCACCTCGGCGTTCCAGCGCTTATAGGTGAGGAAGCTCAGCATCTTGGGCACGAACAGCGGGTTGTCGATTTTCTGCTGCACGGTGTCAGGTTGCCCGATGATGACCAGCGGCGCGCCGGGCTGCGTGGTGAACAGCGCTTCCATTCCCGCCAGCGTCGCCGGCTGATGGCGTGCGACCATGCGCCCCTGGCCGTCGCCGGTGGGAAATACTTGCAGGATGGTGAAGATAACGCCCGCAATCACGCCAGTGCGGATGTAGATCTGCGCCTGATCTTTGTGCTGGTGGCTGAGCAGGTAGAAGGCGCCGACCGCGGCCATGACGAACGAGCCGGTGATCACGGCGCCGCTCATGTTGTGGGCGTACTGCCAGCCCGCCCACGGATTCAGCACCAGCGCCCAGAAACTCTGGAGCTGCACGCTGCCGTTAGGCATGCGCACATAGCCGGTGGGATGCTGCATCCAGGCGTCGGTGGCGACGATGAAGTAGCCCGACAGCCACGATCCGGCAAAAACCATGAACCCGCTGAACCAGTGCAGCCTGGGACCCAGCCGCTTCTCGCCGTAAAGGAACAGGCCCAGGAACGTGGATTCCAGAAAGAAGGCGAACATGCCTTCCATGGCGAGCGTCTGGCCGATGACCCCACCGGCCCACTGCGAGAAGTGCGCCCAGTTGGTGCCGAACTGAAATTCCATGGGGATGCCGGTAACCACGCCGAGCACAAAGTTGATACCAAAAATCTTCGCCCAGAAGCGCGCCGCGCGGCGGTAGCGCTCGTCGTTCTTCCACAATGCCAGCGACTGCAAGACGACGATCAGCGGCGCCAGGCCCATGGTCAGTTGCGGAAACAGATAGTGATAGGTCACGGTGAAGGCGAAGTGCAGGCGATGAATGATGAGTGCGCTGTCCATAAATGATCTCGATGTTGTTGGAAACTGCTTGGCTGCCGGGCCAACGGAATTAATTCAGCGACGAAGCCCCACAGCAATGCCGCGAACGTAATAATCCGAGTACAGTCTCGCAACCGGCTTCCAGTTTGGCTGTGATGGCAGTCACATGGGAGGAGGAAGTTGCAGTTTCACTTTCGGTGGTTGCCGGTTATCGGTTTGCGGTTGTCGGTTCTTAGCTGATCGAGCAAGCGGGATTCGCGCCGTCATTCACAGCCAAGAGCAGTCTCAGAACTGAAACTGAAACTGAAACTATTTTTTCGTTCGCTGGCGGACTTCGCGTCTGCGCCCAGCATCCTCGTAGCGGCGTTTTTCGTCCTCGGTTTCGGGAATGACCGGCGGGACGGGGAGGTGGCGCCCGTCGCGGTCCACGGCGACAAAGGTCAGCAGCGCCGAGGCGACCTGCGAATGCGCTCCCTTGATGTAGTTCTCCACCAGGACCTTGACGCCGACTTCCATGGAAGAATGGAACGCGCGATTGACGGATGATTGCAGGATCACGAAATCGCCGACACGCACCGGAGTGAGAAAATCCACGTGGTCCATGGAGGCGGTGACGACATAATTTCGTGAATGGCGGTGCGCCGCCATCGCTCCCGCCAGGTCAATCCAGTGCATCAGCCTGCCGCCGAGCAACGAGCCGAGCGGGTTGGCATCGTTGGGCAGAACGATTTCCGTCATCTCCGATTGCGATTCGCGCACCGGGCGCGGCTCCAGCTTCAGGTTCTCCTGGGCCGTTCGTTCCTGTGACATCACTGACCTTTCTGGCGAGTCTTCAATCGCCAGTCTTCAGTCGCCAGTCTTCAGTCGTCAGGTTTTCCTGAAGACTAACGTCTGAAGACTGAAGACCAGCCGCCACACCTGAGCGGTGCAGATAGGAGTCCACATAGCACTCGGCCATCTTCTGGATGCGCGCGTCGGCGTGCGAGGAAGACCAGCGGCCGGCGGCGGCATCGAATTCCAGCATGCCATGCTCGCCGGGCGCATGCGCGATCTCGCAGACGAACTGCACGCTCAAAATTTGATCGCGGTCGCGCGCCAGGGAAAACCGCACCGCGTCGGACGGCCGCTGGCGCGGCAGCCGCGGACACGCCCGCGCGTATCCCAGATTGCAGCCCTCCCGCAGTTCGTCATCGCTGGGCCGGGCGCCCTCGTGGCCGGGCGCGGTGCAGTGGCCGGTCCATGCATCGCCCAGAGGCAGCCGCGCCGGATGCGGCCAGGGAGGATTCTCAATTCGCTTCTGCGGGAGGAAGTAGGGGCAGGCCATGAAGCGGCATTGTAACTCAGTGGTCAGTGGCCAGTGGCCAGTGGTCAGTTCTCAGGGCTCGGTGGCTGCGGCTGCGCGAGCGTTGCCTGGTCAGACGTTGCTGCAAACTGGAAACCCGAAACTGAAACTCGAAACTGAAACTTGCTACACTGGCCACTGGCCATCAGCCACTGACCACTTTTTATGGACCGCATCGCCGCGCTCAAGGAACTGCTCGCCGCCAATCCCACCGACGCCTTCGCGCATTACGGCCTGGCCATGGAGTATTCGAAAGCGGGCGACGTCGCGGGCGCGCTCGCCGAGTTCAAGACCATCCTTCAGCACAATCCGGATTACGTGCCTGCCTACCAGATGGCGGGACAGATGCTCATGTCGGCGGGACGGATCGAGGAGGCGCGCAAGATGTTGGAGGATGGCATTGCGGCGGCGCGCCGCTGCGGCAACCAGCACGCTGCCTCGGAAATGCAGGGCATGCTGGACACGATGCCGAGCGAATAGCTTTTAGCTCTTAGCTCTTAGCTTTTAGCCAGCCTTTAGCCCTTAGCTCCGAAGCCTACCTTTTATCTGGATCGATTACCGAAAACCGTAAACCGACAACCGAAAACCCGTAATGGCTAATCGCTAATGGCGGCCTTTCAGCCTCCGCCCCATTCCCCACTCGACCAGCGCCGGGAAGAGCTGGTAGAGCTTGGCGACCATCCAGTAGTACCAGGGCGTATAGACTTCGCGCTTACCCTTCAAGTAACCGTTGAAGATATCGCGGGCCACCAATTCGGCGCTGACGCCTTTCTGGTTCGCGGAATTCAACCGGCGCGGCTCGCGGCCCAGGGTTTTATTGACCTCGAAGTTGGTCGCAATGTATCCGGGGCAGACAGTCAGCACGTGCACGCCGGTTCCCTGCAACTCCACGCGCGCCGCCTTGCCGATGGCGTTGATGGCAAACTTGGTGGCGCTGTAGGCCGCTGCGAACGGCAGCGGGATGTGCCCGGCAACGCTGGAAATATTAATGATGACGCCGCCGCCCTGGCGCTTCATCGCCGGAATGACTGCCTGCATGCCATCAATGGCGCCGAACAGGTTGGTGTCGAACATCCGGCGGTAGGCATCGCGGTCCATCATCTCGACCGAGTCGTTCATGCCATGGCCGGCGTTGTTGACCCAGATGTCCACGCGCCCGAAATTGTGCAGGGTGAGGGAGAGCACGCGGTCAATCTCTTCGCGGTTGCGCACGTCGCAGGTGAGCACCGGAGTTTGCTCCGGGTGGCCGATGCGGGCGCGCGCCGCCTCCAAGCGCGCCTGGTCGCGCGCGGTGAGAACGACCAACGCTCCTTCTTCGACGAACAGCTTCGCCAGCGCCTCGCCGATTCCCATGGACGCGCCAGTGATGACCGCAACTTTTCCGTTGAGCTGCGCAGGCATGCTTCGCTTCTATCGGGTAGCGCAAGCGAAGTCAAGCGGCGTGAACTAAACACCGAGGCCGGAAAGGCGTTCCACGGGCCGCGCCAGCACAACTTTCTTCCCGCGCACCACCAGCGGACGCTGGATGAGTTCCGGATGCTTGATCATCAGGCTGACCAGTTCATCGTCCTTCAGATTTTTTCCGGCCACGAACTGCTTGTACGCCGCTTCCTTGGTCCGCATCGCGTCCGTCGGCTTCAGGCCGGCGCTGTGCAGCAACTTCTGCAGCGCATCGGCGGTGAGCGGCTGCCTGGTGTAGTCCACCGCCTCAAACTCGACGCCTTTCGCGGTCAAGATCCTCTTGACCTCGCGGCAGGTGCTTCAGGTGGGTTTTTCGTAGATCGTGATTTTTTCGCGGGCCATGGCGTGGATGCTTGTTCGTGGTTGGCAATTGGTAGTTGGTGGTGGGTGCAAATTACCAATTACCAATCACGAATCACTCCTCTTCTCCCCCGCTGAGCGCCTGCGCCGCCTCGACCGCAGTCGAATAAGTGACGAACACGGTCGCCAACTTGGTGATTTGCAGCACGTCGCGCACCCGCCCCGTCAGGCCCGCCAGCACGATCGTCTTCTGATCGCGACTCGCCGTGGTCAGCATGCGAACCAGCTCTCCTACCCCCGAGCTGTCAATGAACGTGACATTCGAGAGGTTCAAAACCACGTTGCGCGACTGCTGCAACAGGTCGTAAACCTGCTGTCGCAGGAGAGCAGTTTCTTCCCCAAACGTGATCCTGCCGTTGCAATCCAAAATCAAGGCATCGCCATAGATGCGGCTGCTGGTCTTGAGCAACATCGTTCCCCCAATCGCAGTAACTTACTACTATCCGGCGGCGATAGGAATCAGCAAGAAGCAACAATTTTTGCAAATCCCAAACGCCGCCTCGACCGCACCTCGCCATTCGGCATCGCAAGCATAGCGCAGCACTGGCGAGTCTGTGTGAGAACTGTGCCGCGCCGCTGGCGCTCGATAATTCTTTTCCACTTTCCCCAGCGCTGCCGCGCTGGGCGAACGAATTCCGCCGCTCCGCGGCTGGTTATGGGTGCGTTTGGACCACTGCGCTTCCCGAAAGTGAGTTCTCACACAGACGAGAGCCGGGCGAGATGCTCCCACATTCTCTGACCTACTGAAAAACTGACCAACTGAAATACTTGTTCCTCCCATAAGAACGATTTATCTGTCCGATTCATTTTATGAATTCGACCCACCGGCTCGGACCGGGTTAGGCTCCAATGTGGGAGCATCTCGCCCGGCTCTCGTCGGCAATTTGCATTGGCATGGCTCCTCCGCCCACGAGAGGTCGCACTTATACAGGAGTGGTTCGTGATGCGACGTGCATGCGTCAAGGCAGTTCTGGTTCTTCTCCTACTCGGTACGGCGGCCCCGGCCTTCGCGGTTGCCCCGATTCTCCGCGCCGCCCGCACTTCCACTATCCTGGCAGCCGCCGACGTCTCCGCCGACCGCATCGCCAAACTGGAACAGCAGGTCGCCGACGCCAAGGGCTCCGCCGACAATGCCTGGATGCTGATGTGCGCCGCCCTCGTCCTGATGATGACCGGCCCCGGCCTGGCTCTTTTCTATGGCGGCCTGGTGCGCAAGAAGAACGTGCTGGGCACCATGATGCAGAGCTTCGCCATGATGGCCATCGTGACCGTGCTCTGGGCCATCGTCGGCTACAGCCTCGCCTTCGCGCCCGGCAGTTCCTTCATCGGCAACCTGAGCCGCGCTTTTCTGCACGGCGTCGGGGCGCAGCCTGACGCGGACTACGCCGCCACCATCCCGCAGCAGACCTTCATGATTTACCAGTTAATGTTCGCCATCATTACTCCGGCATTGATCACCGGCGCCTTTGCCGAACGCATGAAGTTCAGCGCCATGGCGCTGTTCATGGTTTTGTGGTCGCTGTTGGTGTACTGCCCGATGGCGCACATGGTGTGGGGTAAGGGAGGCATTCTGAACGCGGCGCTGGGCGGCCGCTTTCCCACGCTCGATTTCGCCGGCGGAACGGTGGTGCACGTCACCTCCGGCGTCTCCGCGCTGGTCTGCGCCACCTACCTCGGCCGCCGCCTCGGTTACCCGCGGGAGATGATGCCGCCGCACAGCGTCGTGCTCAGCTTCATCGGCGCCTGCCTGCTGTGGGTGGGATGGTTCGGCTTCAACGCCGGCAGCGCGCTCAGCTCCGGCAGCCTGGCCACCAGCGCTTTTGTTGCCACTCATTTTGCTGCCGCCGCCGCCGCGCTCGGATGGGGCGCCGCCGAATGGATTCGCAACGGCAAGCCCAGCGCGCTGGGAGCGATTTCCGGGGCGGTGGCGGGCCTGGTTGCCATCACTCCCGCCGCCGGTTTCGTTTCTCCCCTGTCGGCGCTGCTCATCGGCCTGATTGCGGGTGTGGTTTGCTACGCCATGGTGGCCAAGGTCAAAAGCATTTTCGGCTACGACGACTCGCTCGACGCTTTCGGGGTACACGGCGCCGGCGGCACCATCGGCGCCATTCTCACCGGAATTTTTGCTTCGCGCCTGGTCAATCCCGTCTTTCACGACGCGCAGGGCAATGCCACCGCCGTCGGATTGATGGAGGGCAACTGGCGCCAGGTGGGCAACCAGTTGGTGGGAGTCGCCATCGCCTGGACCATCGCGCTGGTCGGCACGCTCGCGATTCTGAAAGTGGTGGACCTGGTCGTCGGCCTGCGCGTTTCCGCCGAAGACGAAGCCCAGGGCCTGGATCTCACGCAGCACGGCGAAGAAGGCTATTACTGGGAAGCCTCCGCGCCGTAGGGGTTATCGGTTTTCGGTTCTCGGTTTTCGGTCAAACGCCGTGAACCCACAACCGCAAACGGATAACCGACAACCGTAACCCGAAAACCGAGAACCTCTGCTATGACAAAAATCGAAGCCATCATTCAGCCGGCCCGCCTCGACCAGGTCAAGGAAGCGCTGCTGGAAATCGGGGTGGACGGCATGACCGTGCTCGAAGCCCGCGGCCACGGCCGCCAGAAAGGCCACACCGAGTTCTACCGCGGCCGCGAATACACCGTGGACCTGCTCCCCAAGGTCAAACTCGAGATCGTGCTCAATGACGAGCTCGTGGACCGCGCCGTGCAGGCCATCGTCACCGCCGCCCGCACCGGAAAAATCGGCGACGGCAAGATCTTTCTCTCCCGCGTCGACGAAGCTATTCGCATTCGCAACGAAGAGCGGGGCGTCACCGCCTTATGACCGTACCCGCCCACGAGGTTTCCCATGTCCACCGCGGCGCCGATCGGCGCGCTCGATAACTATTACGCCGGCGAGTCCGCCCGCATCGCTCGCGCCTTCGAGCTCACCGGCGACGGGCGCGTCGCCGTCGGCCAGCGCAGCGAACTCGTCGTCAACATGGTTGTCGGCCTGTGGCGCAACCTGTTCGGCGACGAAGCTCCCGGCTTCGCCCTGGGCGCCATCGGGGGTTTCGGGCGCGCCGAACTTTTCCCTCACTCCGATATTGACCTGCTCTTTCTCTGTGCCCAGCCGCCGGATGCCGAGGTCAAGCAGA is a window encoding:
- the cydB gene encoding cytochrome d ubiquinol oxidase subunit II; this encodes METLWFVIVALMLVAYVVLDGFDIGAGIIHLIAARTDEERRTILRAIGPVWDGNEVWLLAAGGTLYFAFPLLYASSFSGFYLPLMMVLWLLMLRAIGIEFRTHLESHVWRGFFDVIFSVSSILLAIFFGAALGNVVRGVPLNSDGYFFEPLWTNWRVGPHPGILDWFTVMAGVMALATLTMHGALYIAHKTYGAVNERARRIALATWPVVLALTFISLMLTIRVHLDVVDNYKRWPIGLAIPLIVFASLAGVLYFATEYREKAAFLCSSAYVAGMLGGAAFGIYPDVLPAAMNQTNSLTIYNTAAARHGLSVGLVWWSIGIVIAIGYFVFVYRMFKGKVTLEAGEGH
- a CDS encoding tetratricopeptide repeat protein, which produces MDRIAALKELLAANPTDAFAHYGLAMEYSKAGDVAGALAEFKTILQHNPDYVPAYQMAGQMLMSAGRIEEARKMLEDGIAAARRCGNQHAASEMQGMLDTMPSE
- a CDS encoding acyl-CoA thioesterase, producing the protein MSQERTAQENLKLEPRPVRESQSEMTEIVLPNDANPLGSLLGGRLMHWIDLAGAMAAHRHSRNYVVTASMDHVDFLTPVRVGDFVILQSSVNRAFHSSMEVGVKVLVENYIKGAHSQVASALLTFVAVDRDGRHLPVPPVIPETEDEKRRYEDAGRRREVRQRTKK
- the adhE gene encoding bifunctional acetaldehyde-CoA/alcohol dehydrogenase codes for the protein MTTLARAQDLLRPPRPFDADTRKIPVLGEERIACLEGLVSQARTAAAAFKQYTQEDVDRIVKPMVLAGLEHAHDLARLAIEETRLGVLEDKFLKNMVATEFVYNYVKDKRTVGAIREFPERGLVEVAEPIGVILSMTPITNPTSTVLFKCIMAIKTRNAVIFSPHPNAWRCCSDAVRIMYDAALKHGAPEGVFTCLESHTLQDNDYLMHHKDVGLIDATGGPSVVKAAYSSGKPALGVGPGNTPVYLEKSADLDMAVVDIITSKTFDNGTICASEQTVVMDDEIYDVVLKKFEELGAHICNQAETELLGRTVIDPETGCMQPMAVGQRASDIARLVGLKVKPRTKLLIAPITGVGREHPLSVEKLFPVLAVYRAHSVEEALKVCVAVNHAGGLGHTAVIFSKNEDIIRQFGEVINAGRIIVNSPGSIGALGGVYNDMVPTFSFGCGTGGGNSTMDNVNVYHYLNIKRVARRTPAHMWLRIPNQIYFNMNAVENLRQFASRSTIIVTNAALEQIGHVDVVRRHLPPGTRVHVTVIPDAEPEVKVITQGVAEFNLYQPDQIVALGGGAVIDAAKIMKLKYESPQADLEELGAPFLDIRKRVVQYPTEKINHTRLIAISTTSGTGSEVTPFAVLTDKERGRKVTLADYSLTPDVAIVDPQFVMSMPKGLTADTGIDCLTHALEAAVSIYASPYTDANAMQALQLAFKYLPVSYEHPRDEEARTMMHNAACIAAIAFANASVGVNHALAHAFGARFHVAHGRANALMLPHVIAFNASVPTKFMPSPNQRAYSAHKKYAAMADLLGLGGETVEEKVAHLVLAIEQLLDRLAFPRSIAELGISQEEFERALPDLARIAFDDPSWRSNPRMPLMSELVELLWSAYHGRGAAKPTGA
- a CDS encoding cytochrome ubiquinol oxidase subunit I, with the translated sequence MDSALIIHRLHFAFTVTYHYLFPQLTMGLAPLIVVLQSLALWKNDERYRRAARFWAKIFGINFVLGVVTGIPMEFQFGTNWAHFSQWAGGVIGQTLAMEGMFAFFLESTFLGLFLYGEKRLGPRLHWFSGFMVFAGSWLSGYFIVATDAWMQHPTGYVRMPNGSVQLQSFWALVLNPWAGWQYAHNMSGAVITGSFVMAAVGAFYLLSHQHKDQAQIYIRTGVIAGVIFTILQVFPTGDGQGRMVARHQPATLAGMEALFTTQPGAPLVIIGQPDTVQQKIDNPLFVPKMLSFLTYKRWNAEVKGLDAFPKRDQPENVALLYYSYHIMVGLGTIFIAVMILSAGLLWRKKLFDARWALWILMLSFPFPYIANTAGWMTAEVGRQPWLVYGLLRTADGYSTMVSAGNGLFTLLGFMGMYTVLSFLFLFLIYREIERGPEEAAPAKLKPPVYEPELAEVR
- a CDS encoding GMC family oxidoreductase; the encoded protein is MAGGNQQFDFDFIVIGSGFGGSVSAHRLVDKGYRVAVMEMGRRWTADDYPRTSWSIHRWFWRPKLALRGFFNMRYFRHVTILHGCAVGGGSITYAATLLRPPDKIWSSGSWNGLADWQSEMPRHYEAASTMLGVTENRILGPADHLLKQAAEAVGVGQSFYRTSVAIFQAAEGEQGGTTFPDPYLGGEGPERTTCRACGGCMMGCRHGAKNSLDMNYLYLAEKHGARVFPETQVVDVKPLGGASDGSAGYEVRTEKSTAWIRRRPQRFTCRGVVFAASSLGTMELMFHLKECGSLPAISDKLGKHVRTNSESLIGVRVPDCKEDLSTGVAIGSGIYIDEHTHIEAVRYPSGSDTMSLMSTILTGGRPGPRRILLWLANMARALLRHPFKTLRLFRPWGWARESVILLCMQALDGHIEMRWKRPWFWPFRKFLVSRGDKVPAYIPAANDFAEKFARLTGGTPMSMLPEILFNVPGTAHCIGGCVIAESPERGVVDHRHRVFGYKNMYVCDGSVVATNLGVNPSLTITALAERAMSFIVPAAETTWNDAAESAPTGASPSVTR